TTGTCACCTCAGCAGATTTTGTCATCAGGCCCGCAGCAGTACAGCACTGGAAATCGGGTCGATTTTTGAACAGGCTTCATATTTCCAAAGGCATATGGCACGTTCTTATTATGCCTTTACAGCCTAATCCTGTAACTTTGTTTGAGTTACAATTATTTGTTTCTATCCTGCCTTActaagcaaaagaaagaaacaaaagacatgGCTTGCTGTGTGGTGGGTTTCAGCTCCCTCCAGATGTATAGCAACGGTAAACGGATTGATTTCCTATAAACTGCCATCTGCATTCTTCTGATATTCAGGAGAAAGTGCTGACAGTCTGCTTTTCCCCAGAAACAGCCAGTGGCTCTAGGGTAGCCTTTTCCTTCTCACTAGAGGTTCTCAAAAAGTTGCAAAACTGATCTATTTGTCAGAATTTCTCCCCGCCCTATCTTTTCCACAGTTACTAAAGgcatacttttcttttttaggctTAAATACAAAGTGAAGAAGAATGTCAATAGTCACAGTCCAGCTTGGTCAGTGTGGTAATCAGATTGGTCGGGAGGTGTTTAACACTATCTGCAGTGACGCCCGTGGTGCGCATGGGTTGTGTTCAAAGAAGGAGAATGAATCCTACCATGATACTTGCAAAGAGCGTTTTTTCTTTGAGGAGGAATCTGAAGGTACAGCATCTAAGTGTTTCCCACAGAGAGTCTTGGTTTCCAGTCTGGTACAGATAAGAGTACAGAAATAATACAAGTCTTTTACCTTCAGTTGAAGAATGAGTTTTACCTTTGGTCTTGAAGAATTGTCATAACTATCTTCCTTCATGACATTGCTAACAACCCCAGAAGCAAAATCAGTACAGAAAAAGTGTCTGAGACCACAGAGTGAGTCTGCCAGTAACACAGCTGGAaacaacatatatatatatacatctataCACATAATCTTTCCTTCcaaacatctgcattttctaCTGTAGATAAATCATAACACAGCGTAGGACCCAGAGTATCTGAATTTGGTGTTACCAAACGCATTAAGCGGTTGCTTTCCTGAAAGACTTACAGTATTTGAATTGGTCTCTGAAACAACCAGAAATCCAGGGCATTGCCAAGTCCTCCTTTCTGTACTTGCCTGTACTGTCCCATTTATAGCCTGGCTGACGTGCGTGGAAGGAATACAGTTTGGGCCGTGGTGCAAGTCCACCCATCTTACGTAAGCAAGTTCTAACATTGGCATTATCAAACATTattctcttgttttccttcctatcCAGTACCTGTTGCCCGGGCTGTGCTTGTTGACATGGAACCTAAAGTAATTGGCCAGACCTTATCAATGGCTGCCAGGTCTGGCTGCTGGAAATACGATGATCACTCACACTTCTGTCAGAAGCAAGGGTCTGGGAACAACTGGGCAAATGGGTACGGGCAATTGTTTTCAAGCTTCACTAAGGGAACTGTAGAGGCTAATGAGCTGTCTAGACACTCTAGGAATGGTACTGTTGCAGCTGTGCAAGGTACAGAGTACATTACAttaacttgatttatttttaagttaaagtAGTAATATATATAGCAGCGAAATTTCTAAACTGCTTTTTGCAAGGTGGAATTGGTATTTAcagtgaaaatgtaaaattacaaTCAAGTGAATACATTTGGTTTAAGAATAGGAAACAATAGGGACAGTTTATAAGCAGGTGGCTTGCAAAATAGATGTCACCGCTGAGAATTGTTTACTGCAGATAGAATGGATGACACGATGCGAGGtgatgtaaataataaaaataaaagtatgctTTATGAATAGCTTCAccatttctgcctttattttgaTATAACCTGCCACATCttgctcttttgtttgttcAACAGTTATTCTGTTCATGGGCCTAGACACAAAGAAGCAATAATGAACCTGGtacaaaaagaagcagagaaatgtgATCGACTCAGTGGATTTTTCACAATAATGAGCATGGCCGGTGGTACAGGATCGGGCTTGGGAGCATTTGTGACCCAGTGCTTAAGAGACGCTTTTCCAACCTCATTTATACTGAACCATGTTATCTGGCCCTACGGCACTGGTGAGGTGAATGTCATATTTCCCAGAGATATTCTACAAATTTATAATCACTATTTACTTTTAAACCTAAAATATctgcaactgaaataaacaagaacagaggtacattttacttttaaaaagttaaatgtgACAGAAAGTAACACAGCTAGTGAATGGTTTGCCTAATATTTGGCACATGtcatttcacaaagaaaaaagtgctttaTAGTCAAAGTGCTAAAGTATAATGCAATTTCATGAGGAGCTTTTCTTCATGAGAAAATCTTCTGTTATGATAGCATCTCAGCATTATAATCGGTTCCCAGACAGATTTTATTCTAGCATGTTTGTATGAAGTGAGGTGGATAACATGGTTTTCACAGGTCTTgctctttttccattaaaaagatCTGCTAGCTCCTGACCTCATTCTGCACTTTGGCAAATAAAATGAACCAATTCCTAAATCATAACTGAGGAAATGTCTAGCCAGAGGATTATAAACTAGAAAGAGATTAAGTTGGTTGGCTCTcatttgtgtgtggttttttgtgtgtttgtctCCAGGTCATTGTTCAAAACTACAACTCTGTTTTGACTCTGTCACATCTGTACCAGTCATCAGATGCCCTTCTTGTTCATGAAAATGATGTCATCCACAAGATCTGTGCTCAGCTGATGAATATTAAACAGATCTCCTTCAGGGATGTAAATCAAGTCATTGCCCATCAGCTGGGGAGTGTTTTCCAGCCCACTTACGCAGGAGAAGGTGGCTTGCTTTATAGCAGAAACCCATTAGGTATCTAACTATAATATAGCTGCCTAATGCATTCTCACACACCTTTCTGTAATCATTTCAGGCTGTGAATATAAGTTCTTCAGTCTTCTTCCTCAAGTTTTCGGATACATCCCAAGTTTTAAGATAGGAAAAGTGAAGCAAAAGACTAAATCATAACTTCAATCCCAGTTTTGTAGCAGAGTCAAAAATAGATCCCCCAGCTTCTGGTTTCATTCTTTACTGAAAGAAccctgtttctcctttttcaaaaGATTACAGAcacatttcagaggaaatttgTGCAGGACAGCAATTTTGGACCAAGTTTTACATTTCACATTAGGTTAGAAGTTTGTatgaactgaaatgaaatcagTGTTGTGTTTTGCCCAGGCAGAAGACAGGCTAGTATACAACTTAGTAGCAGCAAGCTGACCTTTGTATCTTTAAGGGAGTAGAGAAAGTTACCCATATTGCCAAGAGTTTTGCTTGtgaaattaaaactttcatATTTGTCTATTGATCTTTTTAGTGGTGCATAGGGTCTTTGAGA
The Falco rusticolus isolate bFalRus1 chromosome 1, bFalRus1.pri, whole genome shotgun sequence genome window above contains:
- the TUBD1 gene encoding tubulin delta chain isoform X1, which gives rise to MSIVTVQLGQCGNQIGREVFNTICSDARGAHGLCSKKENESYHDTCKERFFFEEESEVPVARAVLVDMEPKVIGQTLSMAARSGCWKYDDHSHFCQKQGSGNNWANGYSVHGPRHKEAIMNLVQKEAEKCDRLSGFFTIMSMAGGTGSGLGAFVTQCLRDAFPTSFILNHVIWPYGTGEVIVQNYNSVLTLSHLYQSSDALLVHENDVIHKICAQLMNIKQISFRDVNQVIAHQLGSVFQPTYAGEGGLLYSRNPLGDLMETLVPHPEFKMLGLRNIPQMPENSLAYSTFTWPGLIKHLRQMLIANAKMEEGIDWQVRPPHLGSSIPSGCSTNKPLHFNTSIANLVILRGKDVHSVDLGSFWDPSLYTSWLNPQDAFHAWKTPRAFNKYEKSASLVSNSQFLLKPLDNVVGKAWNMFASKAYIHQYTKYGIEEEDFLDSFTALEQVISSYTIL
- the TUBD1 gene encoding tubulin delta chain isoform X2; the encoded protein is MSIVTVQLGQCGNQIGREVFNTICSDARGAHGLCSKKENESYHDTCKERFFFEEESEVPVARAVLVDMEPKVIGQTLSMAARSGCWKYDDHSHFCQKQGSGNNWANGYSVHGPRHKEAIMNLVQKEAEKCDRLSGFFTIMSMAGGTGSGLGAFVTQCLRDAFPTSFILNHVIWPYGTGEVIVQNYNSVLTLSHLYQSSDALLVHENDVIHKICAQLMNIKQISFRDVNQVIAHQLGSVFQPTYAGEGGLLYSRNPLGDLMETLVPHPEFKMLGLRNIPQMPENSLAYSTFTWPGLIKHLRQMLIANAKMEEGIDWQVRPPHLGSSIPSGCSTNKPLHFNTSIANLVILRGKDVHSVDLGPVSFRDKGNAEHTNLFQAFSTDGKSLRTCSLRKDTVY